The genomic segment TCGGGCAAGACCGGATTTCCGCTCTTGCACGGCTCCCTTTGCGCTATTAGAGGGGCAGGGAATCTGGCGGCTTCGATAGCCGCATGCATCAAACCGCATAACAGGGCAGACAATCGATGGATGATCGCAGTAACACAATCGCAGGCTGGGTTTTGGCAGGTGGCATCGCCGCGCTGGGATTGAGCATCGCTTCGGGAATGTATTTTCACAGCGCCGCCCCTCATAAGCCGGGCTATGCGATCGAAGGTGTTGAGGCTGAAGGCGGTGGTGCTGAAGCTGCTGTGCCCTTGGGTAATATGATGGCTGCTGCCGATATGACCAAAGGCGAAGCCATTTTCAAAAAGTGCACCGCATGCCATACGATTGCGCAAGGTGGTCCCAATGGTATTGGGCCGAATTTGTGGGCAACCGTTGGCAAGCCACTGGGTAGCCATGCAGGCTTTGCCTATTCAGATGCCTTGAAATCCAAGGGCGGTACCTGGACATTTGAAGCCCTGAACGAGTGGCTGACCAATCCTAAAAAATATGCACCCGGCAACAAAATGACGTTTGCCGGTCTGGGCAATCCGGAAGAGCGCGCGGCTTTGATGCTCTATTTGAACAGCCAGGGTTCAAACCTACCGCTGCCGTCGCCTGTCGAGGCGGCCGTTGCCAACGCGGCTGCTGCTGAAGGTGCACCTGCCGACGGTGCAGCAGCACCTGCTGCCGATGCCGCAGCTGCACCTGCTGCCGCAGCCCCTGCACCTGCAAAGTAAGCACGAGGCGCATATGAAGGTTGCAGCTTTCGCGGCGCTGCCGCTGCTGTTCGCTATTGCCGCCTGCGGTGGTGGCGGCGAAGCTACGGGCTCTGACACGGTCGGGCAAACTGCCGCGCCGGAGCCTGTCGCTGCCGTTGCCAAGACGGGCGAAGACGTATTTAAAAAATGTATGGCATGCCACACTGTCACGCCCGAAGGCCGTAATGGTATTGGCCCGGGATTGCACGGCATAACCGGCCGCGCCGTCGCGTCCGCGCCCGGCTTCACCTATTCCAATGGCCTGAAGGCCAAGGGCGGTGTTTGGGACGAAGCCAATCTGGATGCGTTTTTGACAGCACCCGCCAAATGGGCACCTGGAACAAAGATGATGTTCGCAGGCATCAACGATGCCGCTGACCGGAAGGCGCTCATCGACTATCTCGCAACACTGAAATGATTGACGAGGTCGGGAGTTAAGCCGCTACCTCGTAAAAATCACAAATCGCCGCCCATGCCTCATCCGCTGTTTCCACAAAGCGGAAAAGTTCGAGGTCAGGTGGGCTGATCACGCCTTCCAGCATCAATTCTTCAAAATTGACAACACGGTTCCAGAAATCCTTGCCGAACAGCAGGATGGGCATTTTTTTGATCTTGCCGGTCTGGACCAGCGTCAGCAGTTCAAAAAATTCATCGAACGTTCCAAAGCCGCCCGGAAATACCGCAACCGCGCGGGCGCGCAGCAGGAAGTGCATCTTGCGCAGGGCAAAATAATGGAACTGGAAGCTTAGGCGCGGGGTGACGAACAGGTTGGGCGCCTGCTCATGCGGCAAGACAATGTTGAGGCCGACAGATTCGGCGCCGACATCATGGGCACCGCGATTGGCTGCCTCCATGATGGACGGTCCGCCACCAGAGCAGACGACGAAATGCCGCTTCCCTGCTTCGTCGGTCACATTGGCCTGGCTCGCGAGTTGCGCCAAAGTCCGTGCCTCTTCGTAAAAGCGCGACTTTTCCTTCATCCGTTCGGCAATGATGCGCGAACGATCATCCGTCGCATTGGTCAAAAGGGCGTCGGCCTTTTCCGGCTCAGGAATGCGCGCCGATCCGTAAATGACCAGCATCGATCCGATATTGGCTTCATCGAGAAGCATCTCGGTCTTGAGCAATTCAAGCTGGAACCGCACAGGACGCAAATCCTCGCGCAGCAGGAAATCGGTGTCCTGAAAAGCAAGCCGGTAAGACTTGCTGCGTGTCTGGGGGGTGGAAAGCTGTTGTTCCGCGAAATCCGCTTCCTGTTGGGCTTTGTAGAAGCGGCGATCTGTTATTTTTGTATCGTTCATTAGCGCGGGTTTACCCTCGCCGGCGACATTTTGCCACCCCTTATCGGCAAAAGGCGGAGCCATCCTTCATTGATTTTGCCATATCGAAGTGGAAATGGTTGGCGTGTTGGGCGTTATATTCAGGGCCGAGAACGGTCCCGAAGCGCTTGCAGGCGGACTGGTGGAGGCGGCGCAAAAAGGCGCGTTCTTGCGGCTGGCCATTCCAGTTGTTCAACAAGGATATCCGCCGCCCGTCGCGCAGGATGAAGGCCGAGACATCGACTGCGTTGGCATAGGCATGCTCCGACAATTTGCCCGAACGCCCGCCATTCACATTGCGGCAGCTATAGGTGCCAAAGGTTTCAATGCGGACCACGTCGGACCCTAGATATTGCTTGGCCGCAGGTCGGACCGCATGGCGGGCCCAAGCGGCGAAATTGGCGGCTAGCGGGCAGGTCATTGGACCGAGATTTGCGGTTTCGGTGCCCAGATCCAGAACCTTGATCGTATCGATGGTCCGGCATCCGCCACCGCGCATCTGGTTGGGCAATACCTGAAAGCGCACCGATTGTGCCTTCAGATCGGCAAGGCATTTACGGGATTCGCTGCTGCTGAAACTGTCATTGGTGACACGCGGTATATCGCGTTCATCGCGGCCACCACAGGCGGACAGCGCCGTCGTGGCGACGAGTGCGGCCAGGATAAGAAGGAGGCGCCTTTGCATTGTAACGCTATTTAGCGTTATTCGCCGGACAGGCGAACTGGAAAATGGAGGTCTTGTAGGCTGTGGGCGCGGGAAACAAACCATTGGCCGCAATCCGAATGGGATAGTTTGTTACAAATTCGCCATTGCAAGCCGGAACGACAGTCCGTAACGCCGACGAGTGTTGCGAATCATTCTTAACAAGAAGCCCACCTTTTGGCTGTTGCTGGCAATCCCGGCTTTATTGATGCTGCGCCGCTATGCATCGGGCGACGTGATTGCGATGGATATGCTGCATCCGACCGGCGAATGGGCGGCGCGGCTGATGATATTTGCGATGGTGCTGAGCCCGCTGGTTTCGCTGCTGGGGCCAAAACCGTGGCTCAACTGGCTCGTGCAACGCCGCCGTGCTTTGGGTGTCGCGGCTTTCGCCTATTCGGTGCTCCATCTGCTTTTCTATCTGATCGACATGGGCAATCTCGATGATATCCTTGCCGAATTTTGGGCGCTTGGCATCTGGACGGGCTGGGCCGCAATGCTGTTGTTCGTGCCACTGGCGGTGACCAGCAATGACGCGTCGATGCGGAAGCTGAAGGTAGGATGGAAGCAACTCCAGCGTCTGGTCTATCCTGCGGCGGTCCTCGTTCTGGTCCATTGGATATTCATCCACAACAACCTAGTCCCGGCGCTCGTCCACTTTGTGCCTTTGGCGCTATTGGTGGCCGCACGCTTTTTTCTTTCCCCCAAACCCCAACCCAAAGGAGCATGAATATGCGCGTCTTTATCCCCCTTACCCTTGCTGCCGCAGCCGCTGTTGCGCTGGTATCCGCGCCCGCTTCGGCCACCGGCGTCATCAAGTGCAAGGCTGGCCCTGTATCCGGCTGGAAAACGCAGGACGAATTGACCAAGAAGCTGACGAAGGAAGGCTGGACTGTTCGCAAATCCAAGGTCGATGGCGGTTGCTATGAAGTTTATGGCACCACCCCCGAAGGCGACCGGGTCGAAGCCTATTTCCACCCTGTCACGCTCGAAAAACTCTATGTCGGACGCCGGGGTGAAGTGCTGTTCCGCAAGCAGGGTTATTGAACGACTGCGTCGATAGTCATTGACAAAACCGGGGTCGCGCTTAAACGCGGCTCCGGGCCACGCGGTCCCAACGCCGCGCTGCTCTCTGCAAGGAGACGCTTACATGACTATCAGTAAACCCGCCGTAAAACCGGCGCGTCCGTACTTTTCTTCCGGTCCCTGCGCGAAGCCGCCGGGTTGGGAAGCTTCCAAATTAGCAACCGAATCACTGGGCCGCTCGCACCGCGCCAAGATCGGCAAGTCGCGTTTGCAACTTGCGATCGACCTGATGCGCGAAGTGCTGCAGGTGCCCGATACGCACCGGATAGGTATTGTGCCCGGTTCGGACACCGGCGCCATCGAAATGGCGATGTGGACGATGCTCGGCGCACGGCCGGTCACGATGCTTGCGTGGGAAAGCTTCGGTGAAGGTTGGGTTACCGATGTCAACAAACAGCTCAAGCTGAACGCCACCGTCCTGAATGCGCCCTATGGCGAAATTCCCGATCTGTCGGCGGTCGATTTCAGCAATGACGTCGTCTTCACCTGGAACGGCACGACATCAGGTGCGCGCGTTCCCAATGGCGACTGGATCGCGGACGACCGCGAAGGCCTGACCTTCAACGATGCAACCTCGGCTGTGTTTGCCTATGACATGCCTTGGGACAAGCTCGACGTAACCACCTTCTCCTGGCAGAAGGTATTGGGCGGTGAGGGCGCACATGGCGTGCTTATCCTCGGCCCGCGCGCTGTCGAGCGTCTGGAAAACTACACACCCGCATGGCCGCTGCCGAAGGTATTCCGCCTGATGTCGAAAGGCGCGCTAGCCGAAGGCGTGTTCAAGGGCGAAACCATCAACACCCCCTCGATGCTCGCGGTCGAAGACGTCATTTTCGCGCTTGAATGGGCGAAAGGCGTTGGTGGATTGCAAGGTCTGATGCGCCGTTCGGACGCCAATGCCGCCGCGCTTGGTAAGATTGTCGCCGACCGGACATGGCTAGGCCATCTTGCCGCCGACGAAGCGACGCGGTCGAAAACCTCGGTCTGCCTGACGGTCGAAGGCGCAGATGAAGCGTTCATCAAGAAATTCGCTTCGCTGCTTGATGCCGAGGGTGCCGCCTATGACATTGCGGGCTACCGCGATGCCCCTCCGGGTCTGCGGATCTGGTGCGGCGCGACTGTCGACACCGCCGATATTGAGGCGCTCGGACCCTGGCTCGACTGGGCCTATTCTCAGCTCTCCTCTTAAGTCCAAGCCGTCACCCTGAACTTGGTTCAGGGCCTTACTTTCGCCGGTAAAATAAGATGCTGAAACGAGTTCAGCATGACGGCATTTCAGAACGGAACAAAAAATGACAAAACCTCGCGTACTTATCTCCGACAAAATGGACCCCAACGCAGCCAAAATCTTTGCCGAGCGTGGCTGTGACGTTGACGTTATCACCGACAAGACCCCCGAAGAACTGGCCGCCATGATCGGCGACTATGACGGTCTTGCCATCCGCAGCTCGACCAAAGTGACCAAGGCCATTTTGGATGCCGCCACAAATCTGAAGGTCATTGGCCGCGCCGGAATTGGCGTCGACAATGTCGACATCCCCGCCGCATCGGCCAAGGGCGTAGTCGTGATGAACACGCCGTTCGGCAACTCGATCACAACCGCCGAGCACGCCATCGCCTTGATGTTCGCCCTCGCGCGCCAATTGCCCGAGGCGAATGCCCAGACGCAGGCGGGCCTGTGGCCCAAAAACGGCTTCATGGGTGTTGAAGTTACCGGTAAGACGCTGGGCCTGATCGGCGCCGGCAATATCGGCAGTATCGTCGCCAGCCGCGCGCTGGGCCTGAAGATGAAGGTTGTCGCATTCGATCCGTTCCTGACTGCCGAGCGTGCCGTCGAAATGGGTGTCGAGAAAGCTGACCTCGACACATTGCTGGCCAAGGCCGACTTCATCACGCTGCACACGCCGCTGACCGACCAGACCCGCAACATCCTGTCGAAGGAAAATCTCGCCAAGACCAAGAAGGGCGTCCGCATCATCAACTGTGCGCGCGGTGGCCTGATCGACGAAGCGGCGCTGAAAGAAGCGCTCGACAGCGGCCATGTCGCTGGCGCTGCGCTTGACGTGTTCGCCACCGAGCCCGCCAAGGAATCGCCCTTGTTCGGCACGCCCAACTTCATCTGCACCCCGCATCTGGGTGCGTCGACCAACGAAGCGCAGGTCAATGTCGCGCTGCAGGTGGCCGAGCAGATGGCCGATTATCTGGTCAGCGGCGGCGTTACCAACGCGCTCAACATGCCCAGCCTGTCCGCCGAAGAAGCGCCGAAGCTGAAGCCCTATATGAACCTCGCGCAAAAGCTGGGTTCGCTGGTTGGCCAATTGGCGCATGACGATCTCGACAATATGGCGATCGAAGTGGAAGGCGCAGCGGCGGAACTGAACATCAAGCCGATTACAGCAGCTGTCCTGTCGGGCTTCATGCGCCGCTTCTCCGACGCGGTGAACATGGTCAACGCGCCTTACCTCGCCAAGGAACGCGGTTTCGACATCCGCGAAGTGCGCCATGACAAGCCCGGTGCCTACCACACGCTGGTCCGCGTGACCGTCAACACCAGCCAGGGACCCCGTTCGGTCGCCGGGACCCTCTTCGCCAATAGCGAAGCGCGTCTTGTCGAGATCTTCGGGATCAGCCTGGAGGCAGAGCTGGAAGGCAATATGCTCTACATCGTCAACGAAGATGCGCCCGGCTTCATCGGCCGCGTCGGAACGACCTTAGGCGAGGCAGGGCTGAACATCGGCACCTTCCATCTCGGCCGCCGCAGTGCCGGTGGCGAGGCGGTATTGCTGCTGTCGATGGACTCCGAAATCGAAGAGCCCGTATTGTGGCAGTTGTGCAAATTGCCCGGCGTGAAAACGGTAAAGGCGCTTAAATTCTGATCGGGGCTTTCCCGACAGGCGTTTTCGCGTAAAGAGCCCGCATGACCAGCATATCGCCCGATCTTTTACCCGAAGGATTCCGCGACCGCCTGCCTGTGCAGGCGGAGGCTGCCGTTCGGGTTGCGCGCGCCATGCTCGATGTCATGGCGTCACATGGCTATGGTCGGGTCAGCCCGGCCATCGCCGAATTCGAAGCCAGCCTGTCGGCCCGCAGCGGCGGCGCAACGCGTAACAGCCTGCTGCGCTTCACCGACCCGGTTTCGGGGCATACGCTGGCCTTGCGCGGGGACATCACCGTGCAGGTCGGCCGCATTGCGACTACCCGGATGGCCGATGCACCACGCCCGCTGCGTCTGTGCTACCACGGCCAAATCCTGCGCCTGCGTGCGCGCCAATTGCGGCCCGAACGGGAAATCACCCAATTGGGCGCCGAGCTGATCGGCAATGACAGCGTCGCTGCCGCGTCGGAAATCGTGACCGTTGCAGTTGAGGCGCTGGAGTCTGCGGGGGTCAAGGATATTACCGTCGATTTCACTTTGCCCGATTTGGTCGAAACGCTGGCAGCCAAGGCTCTGCCGCTTTCGCCCGAAAAGATCGACGCGGTGCGGTCCGAACTGGATATGAAGGATGCAGGCGGGTTGAGCGCATTGGGGGCGGATGCCTATCTGCCTCTGCTTGCGGCAACCGGACCTTTTGCCGAAGCGGTGCAGAAATTGCGCGCTATTGATGCGGGCGGTGCGCTGGCGTCACGGATTGGCGCGCTGGAAGCTATTGCAGAATCGCTCGGCGACCGCGCTACCATCACCCTCGACCCTACCGAGCGGCATGGCTTTGAATATCAAAGCTGGTTCGGCTTCACGCTCTTTGCCAAGGGCTACACCGCTGCACTCGGACGCGGCGGCACCTATGCCATCGCGCGCACAGACGGCGGTGTCGAAGTCGCCACCGGCTTTTCGCTTTATCCCGATCCGTTGATCGACATCGTCGCGGAAAAGGACGAAAACCGCCGCCTGTTCCTGCCCAAAGGAACGCTGGCGTCCAAAGCGGCGCAGATGCGGAGCGAAGGCTGGATCACGGTCGCGGCGCTCGATGAAAGCGACAATGCACAGGCACTGGATTGCGCCTATGTGCTGACCAACGGGCGAGCGGAACCCATTTAATCTGTGCAATGCCGGTGTTTGCCGGAGCTGGTCAAACGTCCAGATTGCTGACCCGCTTCAATTCGGAGCGCAACCGTTCCTCGTCAAAGGCGTGCTGTTTGAACTTGCCATTTCGTTCGACCCAGAACAGGAAAAGATGCGCGGACCAGCGATTGGGGTTGGGTGTCATGCGTCCGTGGCGCAAATCCATCCCGCGATACAGAACCGCATCGCCCGGCTGCATGGCGACGGCGGTATAGGGCTCGTCACCGAAATCATCGACACATGGCCCTTCGCCAGAGACGGGGATCGACCCGACTTCCAGCGGCCAGGCTTTGTCATCGCTATAGACCAGTGTCAGCGATACGCTGTGCTCGCACGACGGGCGGTCCGAGTGGACGCGGCACACATCGTCTTTCTGGTAGATACGGAAATAATCGTAGCTCGGCAGCAAATCGGCACCCGTCAGCTCGCTCATAATCGGGGTCAGACCCCACAAAAAGGTCGTCAGCGGCCGGTAGAAATGCCCCGAAATATCCACCGTATGCCGGTTGGACAGCTGGTGTTCCTTGGCAAAAGTGTTGAAGTTTTTTCCGGCAGCTTCGAGGTCGATCTGGATCTGCCGAAACAGGTTCGCCGCCACTTCCGGCGGGATCAGGCTCCTTATGGTGGCGTAGCCGTCTTCCCGATAATTACCTTCGATTCGCATAGGGCTGTGTATCGTCCTTTGGGCAGGGCGCGAAGCGGGATTTTGTTCTTACGATGGGTTACAGATGTGCTGAATCTTTCGGGAATGGCTGTATCGCTGTGGCTAGCGGTCGTAGCGCCCACATCCCTTTAGTCGCTTATCATAGTCGACGAATTCGAAGAAAATAAACCCTTCCCGCATGGTTACGATCCGGTTTTCCGAGAACTCCACCAACCAATAACTCGGCGCAAAGTCAAAACCTTCGGGCTCCGTCTGCATGGGATCAAAGGACACTTCGCGCTCCTTGTGCCACTTATCCCGTTGCAGGCTGATAACATACAGCGCCCTCGATTTATCATCCTTTTGTTTGCCGACAGGCCAAACAAGGGTCAACTGGATTGGCGACCGATCGGGCCGGCCTTCAGAAGTCGTCATGGATTTGACGAAAGCTATGTGCTCGTCATATTCGACAGTTCCGAATTCATCCGAATAATAGATGGGCCAAGGTTCCGTCCGGGGCTTTTGACCTGTCATCTCCGCAACCGCAGTTTCAATCGCCGGACAGGCCCGCGCTGGGTCATGCGGCCTCAAGGCAACGATGCTTGTCGCTCCGACTTGCCCTGTGGGAAGCATACTCAAGATCGATAACGTCAAACCAAATGTAAATTTGCTAAGACTCATTTGTCATGCTCCCCACTTAGGACGTCACGTGTACTGATAGTGGCAATTTTGCTCGCTGCCCGCAATGTTGTCGTGCCCTGAAAGTCCGCTTTCAATCCAGGCAATTGAACAGAAGACATCATCCCCCTCTCTTCTTTAGCGGAGAAGGAATATCTCAGGCAAAGACACAAAGGCACAAAGAATAAGGAAACAAGAACATCGCGCTTTATACCTGATCGTCACCCTGAACTTGTTTCACCTTCGGTGACTGCGTTCCAGGGTCCATCGAGCAACGGCATCCAATGTGCGAGTGAAAACGCAACCGCGCGTCACGGCTTGGCTTTTCACAACGGGTGCAGGAATGGTCTAACAAATGGACCCTGAACCGAGTTCAGGGTGATGGCTTCGAAAGATACTTTACTTTTTTACGCCCCTTTGCGCCTTTGTGTCTTCGTGCGAACCAAATAATCCCGGCCTCGTAGGCAGAGGGCACCCAGAAGCCTCTCAATATCTACTCCCCAAAAACCTCCCGCAACCACGCATCCACCACCGGCGTCGCAGGATAGTCGGCTTCGCCCAGCTTGCGGTTGATCTCCATATGTCCGCGCAGGCCCTTACCTTCGAACGCCTGCAGCTTCACCGCCGTCCCACTTTTACGCAGGGCATCGGCAAGCGCGGCGGATTGGCGGGCGCCGTCTTCGCGGTCGACGTGGAGGATCAGGAAGGCAGGCGCATTGGGCGAGGGTGCGTGCCAGTAGGGTGACAATGCCCTTTGCCGTGCGGGGTCGAGGCCGAAGGCTTGCGCATAGGTGTCCCCCATGATCGCTGCGCCTTCTTTCATCTGCGCGGGTACGTCATAGGCCGCGCCGTCGAGCGGGATAACACCCTTCAGCGCGGATAGCGGCAGGCCCGCCTTTTGCAGATAGGCGGGGTCCGTGCCCACCAGCGCCGACAAATGCGCGCCTGCGCTATGGCCCATCAGGACAATCCGGTCAGGGTCGATTCCCAATTGCCGGGCATTGCTGCGCAAATAGGCGACAGCGGCGGCGACGTCGCTTGCCTGCTGTTCGACCGTGGCGTCAGGGACAAGGCGGTAATTGATACTGGCAAAGGCATAGCCCTGCGCACGGTAGTGCGGGGCCTTGCTTTGCCCGGTGGCGTTATTCTTGTCGCCCCGTTTCCAGCCGCCGCCATGCACAAAGATGACCAGCGGGGCCTTGTCCTGCGGGCTGCGCCAGAAATCGAGTTTTTGCAACGCGTCGCTGCCATAGGACATTTCGGTTCCTCCGGCGGCGCGCGCTCCGGCTGTTCCGCCTTCGCTGCGCTGCCCCATCAGGGCGCGCAATTCCCCTTGGCAGTTTTCCGACAATTGGCTGTATTTCTCACGCAGGCAGCCTCGCATCGCATCGCGGTTGATACCGCAAAGTTGCACGACTTCCTGACGGCATTCCGCTGGTAAGCGCTGCCCGCGTTGGGCCACTGCACAGGTGCCGATCATGGTCAGTGCCACGCCACCTAAAATCCATTTACGCATCTTTTGCCTCCATTGACGCTTTAGGGTGGACGTTTTGCGTCCATAGTCATAACGGGACGCACGGCGAATCCCTTCGCAGAAAAATCCTTCTGCGCAGAAAAAGGCCCTTCAGTCAGGGAATTTTGAATGGCGAACGTAACCGTGATCGGCGCCCAATGGGGCGACGAAGGTAAAGGCAAGATTGTTGATTGGCTGGCCGAGCGGGCCGATGCCGTGGTCCGTTTCCAGGGCGGCCATAATGCCGGACACACATTGGTGGTCGGCGAAAATGTCTATAAATTGTCGCTGCTGCCGTCGGGCATAGTCACCGGTACATTGTCGATCATCGGCAATGGCGTGGTGCTTGACCCATGGGCGTTGCGCGACGAAATGGCGAAGCTGCGCGGGCAGGGCGTGTCCATTACGACAGAAAATTTCGCATTGGCGGATAACTGCGCCCTCATCCTGCCAATCCACCGCGACCTCGACGGTTTGCGTGAGGCAGCGGCGGGTTCCGGCAAAATCGGCACGACCGGACGCGGCATTGGCCCGGCTTATGAAGACAAGGTCGGCCGCCGCGCCATCCGCGTATGCGATTTGGCGCATCTCGATGCCCTGGATTCGCAGCTTGACCGTCTGTGCGCACACCATGATGCGCTGCGTGCCGGTTTCGGCGAGCCGCCTGTAGACCGGGCGCGGCTGATTGCGGACCTCAAGGAAATTGCGCCCTTCGTTCTCGAATATGCGCAGCCGGTATGGAAGCGATTGAACAAGGTGCGCAAGGCAGGCGCACGCATCCTGTTCGAAGGCGCGCAGGGCGTATTGCTCGACGTTGATCACGGCACATATCCCTTTGTCACAAGCTCCAACACCGTGTCGGGCACTGCTGCGTCAGGGTCAGGTCTGGGACCAAGCGCTGCCGGGTTCGTGCTGGGCATTGTAAAGGCTTATACAACCCGGGTGGGATCGGGTCCTTTCCCGACCGAGTTGGAAGATGAAACCGGCCAGCGTCTGGGTGAGCGCGGTCATGAATTTGGCACCGTCACCGGACGCAAGCGCCGCTGTGGCTGGTTTGATGCCGTCATCGTGCGGCAAAGCTGCGCCGTTTCGGGCGTGACCGGAATCGCGCTGACCAAGCTGGACGTGCTCGACGGCTTTGAAACCATCAAGATTTGCACCGGCTATCGCCTCAACGGCAAAGTATATGACTATCTGCCTGCCCATGCGGCGGATCAGGCTTCGGTCGAGCCGATCTATGAAGAGATGCCCGGCTGGCAGGAAACCACCGCAGGCGCACGTAGCTGGGCCGACCTTCCGGCGCAAGCGATCAAATATATCAGTCGCGTGCAAGAGTTGATCGAAACACCGGTGGCACTGGTCAGCACCTCGCCCGAACGCGAAGACACGATTTTGGTGCGCGATCCTTTTGCGGATTAGGCTTAGTCTATTTGCCGCAATTTCGTTGGCTGCGTGCGGAAATGGAGATCCGCAAAGCACGCAATCATCTGTCTCCGACGGCACTAAGGCTGATTATATCCTGGTCGACAAGAGCGATCGTGAAATGCTGCTTTACCGGAAAGGTAAGATCATCTCTCGCTATAAGGGTATCCAATTCGGCGATGCGCCGATCGGACACAAACAATTCGAAGGCGATGAACGAACGCCGGAAGGTGACTATACCATCTCGGGTCGGAACCCTGCCAGTCGCTATCATCTCAGCCTGCGCATATCCTACCCCAACGCTGCTGACCGCGCATTTGCGAAGGCAAAAGGAAAGTCCCCCGGTGGGGATATTTTTATACATGGCCAGCCCAATTGGTCGCCACTTAAACGCCTGAAGCACGATTGGACCGATGGCTGCATCGCCGTCACTAACGCTGAAATCGAGCAGATTTGGAAGTTGGTACCGGATGGCGCAAAGATTACGATCCGCCCTTAACCGCTCTTCAACTCCGCCTTCAGGCGTAGGCTTGCGCGCCAGAAGAAGAAAGCGGGGATGATTCCCAGCCATGCCGCGCCGAACAGGACCCAGCGGACGCTGTCTTGGCCGGCCACGGGAATCAGCGCGTCGGACAGCATGCCGAACAGCAACGGGCCCATGCCCAGACCGATCAAATTCTGGCCGAAAACGACCATAGATGCGGCCATGGCGCGGGCTTCGGGGCGGACGAGGCCTTGCACACAGGCATAAGCAGGGCCGTAATAGGCGGAGTTGAGGATGGTCGGCACGATCAGCAACGCAACCGCAATGCGCCAGTCATCGACCCAATAGCCGGCAAACAGGATGGGCGCGGCAATCGCCATGCCGACGGCCGGGAAGGTCAGCAGATGGCGCTTGTTATCCTTGCCGAATTTGTCCGCCATTTTCCCGCCGAGTAGGGTGCCGATTACCCCGGCAATACCCAAGGCAACCGCCATAGCCAGACCGGCCTGGGTCGTCGAAAGCCCGTGGCTGCGGATGAAAAAGCTGATCGTCCACAGACCCTTGCCGTAGCTTAGAAAGGCGGTGAAGGACGCCGCGATGAAGATGTAGAGATAGGCGCGGGAGGAGAATACTTCCCGGAACGCCTCGCCGACGCGCAGCTCGACTTTCTTTGGCCCGTTCTGCGCCGCGTCGCGGACAGGGCCATCAGTGCGGCGGGGCTCACGGATGATCATCGGCAGGATGAGCGCTAGCAGCAATCCCGGTGCGCCCACCAGAAAGAGCGCGGCGCGCCAGCCATAAAGATCGTTGACGATACCGCCGATGATCAGCCCGAACAAGCTGCCTATGGGAACGCCAAGGCCGAAAAAGGCGATGGCCGAGGACCGCTTTTCGGGCGGCACGCTATCGGTGATAAGCGAATGGGCCGCTGGAGTGCATCCCGCTTCGCCGACGCCGACGCCGATACGGGCCAGCAGGAGCTGAACGAAATTCTGCGCAACGCCGCATAGGGCGGTCATGGCGGACCAGAGGGCAAGCGACACCGATATCAGCGCCACGCGGTTGGTGGAGGCGCGGTCGGCATAGCGGGCGATGGGGATACCGAGCACGGCATAGAAAACGGCAAAGGCGGGGCCGGCCAGTAAGCCCAGTGCGGTGTCGCTCAG from the Sphingorhabdus lacus genome contains:
- a CDS encoding MFS transporter gives rise to the protein MRDAASRAGESGFDSGASRAAIGRASTTPRLMLWTLLIVYTLNFLDRQIVNILAEPIKRDLQLSDTALGLLAGPAFAVFYAVLGIPIARYADRASTNRVALISVSLALWSAMTALCGVAQNFVQLLLARIGVGVGEAGCTPAAHSLITDSVPPEKRSSAIAFFGLGVPIGSLFGLIIGGIVNDLYGWRAALFLVGAPGLLLALILPMIIREPRRTDGPVRDAAQNGPKKVELRVGEAFREVFSSRAYLYIFIAASFTAFLSYGKGLWTISFFIRSHGLSTTQAGLAMAVALGIAGVIGTLLGGKMADKFGKDNKRHLLTFPAVGMAIAAPILFAGYWVDDWRIAVALLIVPTILNSAYYGPAYACVQGLVRPEARAMAASMVVFGQNLIGLGMGPLLFGMLSDALIPVAGQDSVRWVLFGAAWLGIIPAFFFWRASLRLKAELKSG